AACGTTTCCTGAACTTTCTCTTTGAACAATTCCGGATCTTCAGCCATCATGGCATTAGACTCTTCAAACGTTTGTCCGACAGGATAATAACCACCTGCCCAAGGATTGTGAAGTGAAGTCTGGTCTGAACCAATATCGATTCTTAAACCTGCCACAGCAAATTTTTCCCAAACCTCAACAATATTTCCTAAATACGCCAACGAAACCGTTTCCTGACTTTCCTGAGCTTCTTTGACTCTTTCTACCAGTTCATCAATGTTTTCATGAATTTCATTCACCCATTTCTGATCGTGACGGATTTTGGTAATCTTAGGATTGACTTCTGCAATCACCGTAACGCAACCCGCAATATTTCCTGCTTTTGGCTGAGCTCCGGACATTCCGCCTAATCCTGACGTTACGAATAATCCTCCCTTTGGTTCTTTATTAATTTTTCTGAACGCATTCAACACCGTAATCGTCGTTCCGTGAACAATCCCTTGCGGACCGATGTACATATAAGATCCAGCCGTCATTTGTCCGTATTGCGTCACACCCAACGCATTGAATTTCTCCCAATCATCAGGTTTAGAATAATTCGGAATCATCATTCCGTTAGTTACAACGACTCTTGGAGCATCTTTGTGAGACGGGAACAATCCCATCGGATGCCCGGAATACATGGTTAATGTTTGTTCGTCTGTCATTTCAGACAGATATTTCATCGTTAAAAGATACTGTGCCCAGTTCGAGAACACCGCGCCGTTTCCACCATAGGTAATTAATTCATGAGGATGCTGTGCCACGGCATAATCCAGGTTATTCTGAATCATCAGCATAATTGCTTTTGCCTGCTCCGATTTCCCGGGATATTCTGCAATATCTCTCGCTTTCATCTCGTAATCCGGACGAAAACGATACATATAAATTCTTCCGTATTTTTCTAGTTCTTCCTTAAATTCCGGTAATAATTCCGCATGAAACTTGGGTTCGAAGTAACGTAAAGCATTTTTCAATGCCAGTTTTTTCTCCTCTTCGCCTAAAATCTCCTTTCTTTTCGGAGCATGGTTGATATTGGTTTCGTATGGTTTTGGCTGCGGCAATTGGTTGGGAATACCCTGCTGTATCTGTTCCTGGAATGTCATATGGCAGTTTAAAGTTCTATGTTTAACGTTAAAAGTTATTTGAAAATTCAAAGTTTTAAAGATATTCAATTTGGAAAACTCGTGCAAATAATGTGTGAAAATTCAATGGCGTACTGAATTCCCCTCCTTTGGAGAGGTGGCGAAAATTCTTCGAATTTTTGCCGGGGTGGTTTTGAGAAGATTATTATAATAAATGATTAGTTATTGTATTTCTTTAAACCACCCCGTCTTCTCCTTCCAGTCGAATCCACCCCTCCAAGGGAGGGGAATTTTCACACCGCTAAAAAGTTTATGGATAATTTGATTTAGTATTTATAATTTTCAATAATGAAATCTTCTAAATCCGTCATGACAACGGATAAATTATTTTTCACATCAAAATCTTTAATTCTGAAAATTTTTAATCCTAAAGATTCAAGATAAATTTCTCTTACTTCGTCATATACTTCTTTATTGTCATGACTCCAACCATCGATTTCAATGATTAATCCTAAATTTTTCACATAAAAATCAACAATAAAATTTCCGATGATTCTTTGTCTGTCGAAATCTATTTGATGAAATGTTTTGGAACGAACTTGTCTCCAAAATAAAACTTCACTAAGAATTCCAGCTTTTCGTTTTCCGCTAAGCAAGGGTTTTAATTTTGGATTGTAGGGTAAATTTTCTATAAAGTTCTTGTAGATGAGAATTCCATTGATTTCAGTTAAATTTTCTTTCATCACTTTTGTTTTTAATTGTTTGTGTTTTATTGAACCACCCCGTATTCTTCCTTCGGTCGAATCCACCCCTCCAAGGGAGGGGAATTTTTGTGGTTGAAAATGTATATAAATTTAACAAAAAAACCTCACTGAAATTCAGCAAGGTCATTTATATAAAGTGAGAACTTTTAAGTTAAAACATCATCATTTTCTTCTTCGTGGTCGTCATCATTATCACTTAAGCTCCAGTAATTATTTTCTTCATCTTCGGAACCAATTTCTTCCATATCATCATCGTCATCAACTCCCGGAATATCCAATCCTTTATCTATTTTGTCATCATCTTCATTTTCATTAAAAATAGGATGTCCGTCGCCATCTAAAGGAATATGTTTTTCCTGATTGAAAATATCTTCGTTCGGATTATAATCCATTTGTTCCAATTTTCTTTCCTGTTCTTTAGGATTATCTTCTGCTATCATAATATTAATATTTTAGTGTAATTTTTAATCCTCAAAAATGATTCCAAGCTCGATCAAAAGGAAAATTTAAATAAAATTTTAATATTTACTAATTATTATACACTTCAGGATTCGCACAATGCGGAAGCTTATCTCCTTTTGAATAGGCAATAATATTTTCAGCGGCTAATCTCGCCATTCCGTCGCGGGCTTCAATAGTCGCAGAACCGATATGTGGCAGTACACAAACATTGGAAAGCTCCAGAATAGGGTCGTCTTTGAAAATCGGTTCAGGATTCGTTACGTCCAGTCCCGCGCCCCAGATTTTATGTTCAGCCAATGCGTCATACAGATCTTTCTGATTATGGAAACCACCTCTCGCCGTGTTTATAAAAATAGCGTTCGGTTTCATTTTTTCGAAGATAGAAGCGTTGAACAATTCTTTTTGTTCAGGTCTGAAATTCGCATGAATACTTAAAACATCCGATTGCTCGATGAGTTCATCAAATGAAACATATTTTGCATTAAGCTCTCTTTCCGCTTCTTCATTATGATGGCGATTGTGATAAATAATATTCATATCAAACGCTTTTTGAGCCTTTTTAGCCATTTCAAAACCGATTCTTCCCAATCCAAAAATCCCTAATGTTTTTCCGTATAATTCCTGACCTAGCGCATGAAGCGGATCAAAATCGCCCCAATTTCCGCTCTTTACTTTTTCAAAATTAAAACTCGCTCTTCTTGCAACCGATTGCATTAATAAAAAGGCAACATCGGAAGTCGCTTTGCTTAATACATCCGGTGTATTCCCAATTGGGATATGTCTTTGATTGGCTTCTTTAATATCCACATGATCAAATCCCACAGAATACAAAGCAATTGTTTTGATATTCGGACATTCATTGAAGAAATCCTGATCGTATTTAAATGCACCTCCAACGCTTAAAATCGCATCATTTTCTTTGCAGTAGCTTAGCCATTCATCATGTGATAAAGTATCATGTTCGGGGATGAATACTTCTAATCCCGCATCTTTCAGCATGTTAATTCCTATTTCGGGAATTCTTTTGTTTACGAAAACTTTCATTCTATTTTGTTTATTATTTTGATTATTATTCTCAAATAAAAAACCTCACTCCTAAAAAAGTAAGGTTCTGTTTAACTTTAATATATAAAAATTGATTGTCATTCAAAATGCTCATTATTATTAAATAAATTCTAATTTTTGAATTCAATTATCATTCCGAACCTTTCTTAAAATTTATTTTTTTATCAGAATCAGCTCTCCTTTTCTTTTGACAAGATTTTTATAATCCCATTGAATTTCCTTTGATTTTTCAAGACTTTTTTTAATATCATTTTCATTCACTTCAGCAATATTATTATAAAAAACCGAAGCGTCCTGAAATTTTTCGCCATTGATATTTAAGAATTCTTCATTAAAAGATTTTCCGCTCCAAAACATCAGTCGAATTCCTTTCTTTTGCTTGCTGTATCCTACAATTGGGTTTTCATCAAGAAACCAAACGGGATGAGCATGCCAGATTTTAGATTCCGCATCAGTCAGATTTTCATTGATGAGCTCTGATAATTTTTCGCAAATCATCTGATCAGATTCTGATTGAGAAGTATTATAATTTTGGATATCGGAATTCATTTTACCTTAATTATCCTATAAAATTATGAAATAATCCTGTAAAAATAAGTTTAGGCTAAAGCCAAACCACGAAAATTTGATTATGCAAACGGGCTAAAGCCCGTTCCTATTGATATGATAAACAACTGGTGTTTGAGACCAGCGCGCCTAACAATTCTTTATAGATTCTTCACTTTTCTAAACAATATTATTGATTTGTGCTTCCCAACATCGGTACAAATTTATACGCTCCAAATTCTTCTTTTTCAAATTCTGTGGGAGAAACTTTGGTAAATCGGTATAAAACCTGTTCATCGGTCGGGCCTAATGGAATCACCATTTTTCCGCCTACTTTCAATTGTTTTAATAATTCCGTGGGTAAAACAGAAGCGCCGCAGGTCACAATAATCCTGTCAAAAGGTGCAAAAGTCGGAAGCCCGGCAAAACCATCCCCAAAGCTCTGAAATTTTGGATAGAGATTCATTTCGCGAAGTTTTTTCTTTGAAAAATCAAAAAGATCTTTTTGTCTTTCAACCGTGTAAACATGGGCTTTCATTGCTAATAGAACAGCAGTCTGATAACCACAACCCGTTCCGATTTCAAGAACTTTTTCGCCTTCTCTTACCTGCAACAGTTCAGACTGTTCGGCAACGGTAGACGGATGTGAAATGGTTTGATGTGCCAAAATCGGGAAGGCACGGTCTTCATAGGCATAATCTTCAAAAATACTTTCGATAAAAAGGTGTCTCGGTACCTGATTCATTGCCGAAAGTACACGTTCATCAGAGATTCCGATCCTGTTTCGGAGATAATCTACTAAAATCTTTCTTTTTCCTTTATGTACAAACGAATCCTGCGTCATTTAGAGGGTAGCTATTAGGTTATAGGT
The sequence above is a segment of the Chryseobacterium sp. MYb264 genome. Coding sequences within it:
- a CDS encoding DUF1801 domain-containing protein, with amino-acid sequence MNSDIQNYNTSQSESDQMICEKLSELINENLTDAESKIWHAHPVWFLDENPIVGYSKQKKGIRLMFWSGKSFNEEFLNINGEKFQDASVFYNNIAEVNENDIKKSLEKSKEIQWDYKNLVKRKGELILIKK
- a CDS encoding 2-hydroxyacid dehydrogenase encodes the protein MKVFVNKRIPEIGINMLKDAGLEVFIPEHDTLSHDEWLSYCKENDAILSVGGAFKYDQDFFNECPNIKTIALYSVGFDHVDIKEANQRHIPIGNTPDVLSKATSDVAFLLMQSVARRASFNFEKVKSGNWGDFDPLHALGQELYGKTLGIFGLGRIGFEMAKKAQKAFDMNIIYHNRHHNEEAERELNAKYVSFDELIEQSDVLSIHANFRPEQKELFNASIFEKMKPNAIFINTARGGFHNQKDLYDALAEHKIWGAGLDVTNPEPIFKDDPILELSNVCVLPHIGSATIEARDGMARLAAENIIAYSKGDKLPHCANPEVYNN
- a CDS encoding endonuclease domain-containing protein, translating into MKENLTEINGILIYKNFIENLPYNPKLKPLLSGKRKAGILSEVLFWRQVRSKTFHQIDFDRQRIIGNFIVDFYVKNLGLIIEIDGWSHDNKEVYDEVREIYLESLGLKIFRIKDFDVKNNLSVVMTDLEDFIIENYKY
- a CDS encoding urocanate hydratase encodes the protein MTFQEQIQQGIPNQLPQPKPYETNINHAPKRKEILGEEEKKLALKNALRYFEPKFHAELLPEFKEELEKYGRIYMYRFRPDYEMKARDIAEYPGKSEQAKAIMLMIQNNLDYAVAQHPHELITYGGNGAVFSNWAQYLLTMKYLSEMTDEQTLTMYSGHPMGLFPSHKDAPRVVVTNGMMIPNYSKPDDWEKFNALGVTQYGQMTAGSYMYIGPQGIVHGTTITVLNAFRKINKEPKGGLFVTSGLGGMSGAQPKAGNIAGCVTVIAEVNPKITKIRHDQKWVNEIHENIDELVERVKEAQESQETVSLAYLGNIVEVWEKFAVAGLRIDIGSDQTSLHNPWAGGYYPVGQTFEESNAMMAEDPELFKEKVQETLRRHAAAINKHTEKGTYFFDYGNAFLLEASRAGADVMAENPTLGREFKFPSYVQDIMGPMCFDYGFGPFRWVCTSGKPEDLQKTDEIACQVLEEMIKNSPEEIQQQMKDNIQWIKGAQENKLVVGSQARILYADAEGRMKIAEAFNKAIKNGEIGAVVLGRDHHDVSGTDSPYRETSNIYDGSRFTADMAIHNVIGDSFRGATWVSIHNGGGVGWGEVINGGFGMLLDGTDDADRRLKSMLFWDVNNGISRRSWARNEGAVFAIKRAMEAEPNLKVTLPNFVDERLF
- a CDS encoding protein-L-isoaspartate(D-aspartate) O-methyltransferase codes for the protein MTQDSFVHKGKRKILVDYLRNRIGISDERVLSAMNQVPRHLFIESIFEDYAYEDRAFPILAHQTISHPSTVAEQSELLQVREGEKVLEIGTGCGYQTAVLLAMKAHVYTVERQKDLFDFSKKKLREMNLYPKFQSFGDGFAGLPTFAPFDRIIVTCGASVLPTELLKQLKVGGKMVIPLGPTDEQVLYRFTKVSPTEFEKEEFGAYKFVPMLGSTNQ